A genomic segment from Leptolyngbya boryana PCC 6306 encodes:
- the rpsH gene encoding 30S ribosomal protein S8, with amino-acid sequence MAANDTISDMLTRIRNASLARHQTTEVPSTRMTRSIAEVLVSEGFISSVEEVGEAPKKNLVLGLKYKGKNRKPIITALKRVSRPGLRVYSNRKDLPRVLGGIGIAIVSTSSGIMTDRDARKTGVGGEVLCYVW; translated from the coding sequence ATGGCAGCGAATGACACTATTTCAGATATGCTGACGCGCATTCGGAATGCAAGCTTAGCGCGTCACCAAACCACCGAAGTTCCATCGACTCGTATGACTCGCAGTATCGCTGAGGTACTGGTCTCTGAAGGCTTTATTTCTTCAGTGGAAGAAGTCGGCGAAGCTCCGAAAAAGAACCTAGTTCTTGGCTTGAAATACAAAGGCAAGAACCGCAAACCGATCATCACCGCGCTGAAGCGGGTGAGCCGCCCCGGTTTGCGCGTGTACTCGAACCGTAAAGACCTTCCTCGCGTTTTAGGCGGGATCGGAATTGCGATCGTGTCCACCTCAAGCGGCATTATGACCGATCGCGATGCCCGGAAAACGGGAGTTGGCGGAGAAGTCCTTTGCTACGTCTGGTAA
- the rplE gene encoding 50S ribosomal protein L5, which produces MSNRLKTSYEEKVVPKLREQFGYTNVHQVPKVVKITVNRGLGEASQNAKALEASVNELAIITGQKPVVTRAKKAIAGFKIRQGMPVGVMVTLRADRMYNFLDRLMNLALPRIRDFRGISPKSFDGRGNYTLGLREQLIFPEIEYDSVDQIRGMDISIITTANTDEEGRALLKEMGMPFRDQ; this is translated from the coding sequence ATGTCCAACAGACTGAAAACCTCGTACGAAGAAAAAGTCGTTCCCAAACTCAGAGAGCAGTTTGGTTACACCAACGTCCACCAAGTTCCCAAAGTCGTCAAGATCACCGTGAATCGGGGTCTGGGCGAAGCGTCACAGAATGCGAAAGCGCTTGAAGCATCTGTCAACGAACTCGCAATCATCACTGGTCAAAAACCTGTTGTAACTCGCGCTAAAAAAGCGATCGCAGGTTTCAAAATTCGTCAAGGAATGCCAGTTGGGGTGATGGTGACGCTCAGAGCTGACCGCATGTATAACTTTTTGGACCGTTTGATGAACCTCGCGCTGCCTCGGATTCGGGACTTTCGCGGTATTAGCCCGAAAAGTTTTGACGGACGAGGAAACTATACCCTCGGTCTGAGAGAGCAATTGATCTTCCCCGAAATCGAATACGACAGTGTCGATCAAATTCGGGGGATGGACATTTCAATCATCACGACTGCAAACACCGACGAAGAGGGACGCGCCCTGCTGAAAGAAATGGGTATGCCCTTCCGCGATCAGTAA
- the rplX gene encoding 50S ribosomal protein L24, producing the protein MALKKKKSPVALKMHVKTGDTVQVISGNDKGKVGEVVRTFPRLSKVIVKGVNIKTKHVKPKGEGESGSIETYEFPIHSSNVMLYSEKQKVASRVCYTFTEDGRKVRKLIKTGEIID; encoded by the coding sequence ATGGCACTTAAGAAGAAAAAGTCCCCCGTTGCACTGAAAATGCACGTTAAAACGGGTGACACTGTACAAGTGATTTCTGGAAACGACAAGGGTAAAGTGGGCGAGGTTGTTCGCACTTTCCCTAGACTCAGCAAAGTCATCGTCAAAGGCGTAAACATCAAAACCAAGCATGTTAAGCCAAAAGGCGAAGGCGAATCGGGCAGTATCGAGACCTATGAATTTCCGATCCATAGCTCGAATGTCATGTTGTATTCCGAAAAGCAAAAAGTTGCATCCAGAGTTTGCTACACCTTCACCGAAGATGGTCGCAAGGTTCGCAAACTGATCAAAACTGGCGAAATCATTGATTAG
- the rplN gene encoding 50S ribosomal protein L14: protein MIQQETYLNVADNSGARKLMCIRVLGGNRRYAGIGDVIVAVVKDATPNMAVKKSDVVKAVIVRTRKTLRRDSGMSIRFDDNAAVIINADGNPRGTRVFGPVARELREKNFTKIVSLAPEVL, encoded by the coding sequence ATGATTCAGCAGGAAACCTATCTCAATGTGGCAGACAACAGCGGCGCACGGAAACTGATGTGCATTCGCGTGTTGGGCGGCAATCGTCGCTATGCCGGCATTGGTGATGTCATTGTTGCTGTCGTGAAGGATGCAACCCCGAACATGGCAGTGAAAAAGTCGGACGTGGTGAAAGCCGTGATCGTTCGCACCCGGAAAACTTTACGTCGTGACAGCGGCATGAGCATCCGGTTCGACGACAACGCAGCGGTCATCATCAACGCAGACGGAAATCCCAGAGGCACGCGTGTGTTTGGACCCGTCGCTCGTGAACTTCGTGAGAAGAACTTCACCAAAATCGTATCTCTAGCTCCGGAGGTGCTGTAG
- the rpsQ gene encoding 30S ribosomal protein S17, producing MAVKERVGVIVSDKMDKTVVVAVESRTAHPKYGKIVVRTKRYKAHDEENKCKEGDRVRIQETRPLSRTKRWAVLEILSTKA from the coding sequence ATGGCAGTCAAAGAAAGAGTTGGCGTAATTGTCAGCGACAAAATGGACAAAACGGTAGTGGTTGCGGTCGAAAGCCGTACCGCGCATCCCAAATACGGAAAAATCGTAGTCCGAACCAAGCGCTACAAAGCACATGACGAAGAAAACAAGTGCAAAGAAGGCGATCGCGTTCGGATTCAAGAAACTCGCCCCTTAAGCCGCACCAAACGCTGGGCTGTGCTTGAGATCCTGAGTACCAAAGCCTAA
- the rpmC gene encoding 50S ribosomal protein L29, producing the protein MALPKIADARELKDEELSDQILAVKKELFQLRMQQGTRQLDKPHQFKHLKHRLAQLLTVERERQLKGE; encoded by the coding sequence ATGGCACTTCCAAAAATTGCGGACGCACGCGAACTCAAAGACGAGGAACTCTCAGATCAAATTCTGGCTGTCAAGAAAGAGCTATTTCAACTCCGAATGCAGCAAGGGACTCGTCAACTCGATAAACCCCATCAGTTCAAACATCTTAAGCACCGCCTCGCGCAGCTTTTGACCGTAGAACGTGAACGACAGTTGAAAGGTGAGTAA
- the rplP gene encoding 50S ribosomal protein L16: MLSPRRTKFRKQQRGRMRGLATRGSQLNFGDFGLQALEPTWITSRQIEASRRAMTRYIRRGGQIWIRIFPDKPVTARAAETRMGSGKGAPEYWVAVVKPGRIMFEIAGVPEETAREAMRLAQYKLPIKTKFITRQQVVEEES, encoded by the coding sequence ATGTTAAGCCCAAGAAGAACAAAATTCCGTAAGCAGCAGCGCGGTCGGATGCGAGGATTGGCGACACGCGGAAGTCAACTCAACTTCGGTGACTTCGGCTTACAAGCCCTAGAGCCAACCTGGATCACATCGCGCCAAATTGAAGCTAGCCGTCGAGCGATGACGCGCTACATCCGCCGGGGTGGACAAATCTGGATTCGGATTTTCCCTGACAAACCCGTCACTGCACGTGCCGCAGAAACCCGGATGGGTTCTGGTAAAGGTGCGCCTGAATACTGGGTTGCAGTCGTTAAACCGGGTCGGATCATGTTCGAGATCGCAGGAGTGCCCGAAGAAACTGCAAGAGAAGCAATGCGACTCGCCCAGTACAAACTCCCGATCAAAACTAAATTCATCACCCGTCAGCAAGTCGTCGAGGAGGAATCATAA
- the rpsC gene encoding 30S ribosomal protein S3, with translation MGQKINPNGFRLGVIKEHRSRWFAEADRYPELLQEDHKIRNFFMKNPKNLDNLKKPGISEIRVERKADQIDLEIRTSRPGVVVGRGGAGIEVLRTNLQQVLGNSDRQIRINVVEVARVDADAMLIGEYIAEQLERRVSFRRVVRQAIQRAQRAGIEGIKIQVSGRLNGAEIARPEWTREGRVPLHTLRADIDYAYTTAQTIYGTLGIKIWVFKGEILPGQEREAEVVAPNQQPRRRQQRRQRFEDRSNEG, from the coding sequence ATGGGACAAAAGATTAACCCCAATGGATTTCGGCTGGGTGTGATTAAAGAACACCGATCGCGCTGGTTTGCAGAAGCCGATCGCTATCCCGAACTGCTGCAAGAAGACCACAAGATTCGGAATTTCTTCATGAAGAATCCGAAGAATCTGGACAACTTGAAGAAGCCCGGGATCTCCGAAATCCGAGTCGAGCGGAAAGCTGACCAGATTGATTTAGAAATCCGTACCTCTCGCCCCGGCGTTGTTGTTGGACGCGGTGGTGCTGGAATTGAAGTGTTGAGAACAAACCTTCAGCAAGTATTGGGCAACAGCGATCGTCAAATCCGCATCAACGTGGTGGAAGTAGCGAGAGTCGATGCCGATGCAATGTTGATTGGAGAGTACATTGCTGAACAACTTGAGCGTCGGGTTTCGTTCCGCCGTGTCGTTCGCCAAGCAATCCAACGCGCTCAGCGGGCTGGCATTGAAGGAATCAAGATCCAAGTGAGTGGTCGTCTGAACGGAGCTGAAATTGCTCGTCCAGAGTGGACTCGCGAAGGTCGAGTTCCCCTGCACACCTTGAGAGCAGATATTGACTACGCTTACACCACTGCACAAACGATCTACGGAACGTTGGGGATCAAAATCTGGGTATTTAAGGGAGAAATCCTACCCGGACAAGAGCGCGAAGCAGAAGTCGTCGCGCCAAACCAACAGCCCCGTCGTCGCCAGCAGCGTCGTCAGCGTTTTGAAGACCGATCGAATGAAGGGTAG
- the rplV gene encoding 50S ribosomal protein L22, whose protein sequence is MATQIQGEVKAVAKYIRMSPFKVRRVLDQIRGRSYREALIILEFMPYRACEPVLKVLRSAAANAEHNEGLNRGSLVVSQAYADQGPVLKRFRPRAQGRAYQIRKPTCHITIGVAPGADS, encoded by the coding sequence ATGGCGACACAAATCCAAGGAGAAGTTAAGGCAGTAGCCAAGTACATTCGGATGTCACCTTTTAAGGTGCGTCGAGTTCTGGATCAAATTCGCGGTCGTTCCTATCGGGAAGCGCTGATTATCCTAGAATTCATGCCGTATCGCGCGTGTGAGCCTGTCTTGAAGGTTTTACGATCGGCGGCAGCCAACGCTGAGCATAACGAAGGATTAAACCGGGGAAGCTTGGTTGTCAGTCAGGCTTATGCTGACCAAGGACCTGTGCTAAAGCGGTTTAGACCGAGAGCACAAGGGCGGGCATATCAAATCCGCAAACCGACGTGTCACATCACGATCGGTGTTGCTCCAGGCGCAGATTCATAA
- the rpsS gene encoding 30S ribosomal protein S19 — protein sequence MARSLKKGPFIADHLMKKVEAARAKGDNQVIKTWSRASTILPQMIGMTFGVHNGKTHVPVYVSEQMVGHKLGEFAPTRTYRGHGGGDKKSRR from the coding sequence ATGGCACGTTCATTGAAAAAAGGTCCCTTTATTGCAGACCACTTGATGAAAAAAGTGGAAGCAGCACGGGCAAAAGGAGACAACCAAGTGATCAAAACTTGGTCGAGAGCGTCCACCATTTTGCCGCAAATGATTGGCATGACCTTTGGCGTACACAACGGCAAAACCCATGTCCCAGTCTATGTGAGCGAACAAATGGTTGGACATAAGCTAGGTGAATTTGCGCCGACTCGGACTTACCGGGGACATGGCGGCGGCGATAAGAAATCGCGGAGATAG
- the rplB gene encoding 50S ribosomal protein L2 — translation MGIRNYRPYTPGTRQRSVTDFAEVTKSEPEKSLVTYKHRKKGRNNRGVITCRHRGGGHKKLYRIIDFKRDKRGVVANVAAIEYDPNRNARIALLYYTDGEKRYILHPVGLQVGTKVQAGADAPIEVGNALPLENIPLGTIVHNVELQPGKGGQIVRAAGAAAQVFAKEGDYVTLKLPSTEVRKVRKECYATIGQVGNTEHRNQSLGKAGRKRHLGRRPEVRGSVMNPVDHPHGGGEGRAPIGRSGPVTPWGKPALGAKTRNKKKLSSALIVRRRRKTSKRGRGGRES, via the coding sequence ATGGGCATCCGAAATTATCGACCCTATACCCCCGGCACTCGCCAACGCAGCGTGACTGACTTCGCGGAAGTCACGAAATCGGAACCCGAAAAGTCTTTGGTGACATACAAGCACCGCAAGAAAGGACGGAACAACCGAGGCGTGATCACCTGTCGTCACCGGGGCGGCGGTCACAAAAAACTCTATCGAATCATCGACTTCAAACGCGACAAGCGTGGAGTCGTCGCGAATGTTGCTGCGATCGAATACGATCCGAACCGCAACGCTCGCATCGCATTGCTGTACTACACGGACGGCGAAAAGCGTTACATCTTACATCCAGTCGGATTGCAAGTTGGAACGAAAGTACAAGCGGGTGCAGATGCACCGATCGAAGTTGGAAACGCGTTGCCTTTAGAGAATATTCCTCTCGGTACGATCGTTCACAACGTTGAGCTTCAACCGGGTAAAGGCGGACAGATTGTTCGTGCTGCAGGTGCTGCGGCTCAAGTGTTCGCGAAAGAAGGCGACTATGTCACCTTAAAACTGCCTTCGACTGAAGTTCGCAAAGTTCGCAAAGAGTGTTACGCCACGATTGGACAGGTGGGCAACACCGAGCACCGCAACCAGAGCTTAGGAAAAGCAGGTCGGAAACGTCATTTAGGTCGTCGTCCTGAAGTTCGTGGTAGTGTAATGAACCCAGTGGATCACCCACATGGTGGTGGTGAAGGACGCGCGCCCATTGGACGTTCTGGTCCTGTTACACCTTGGGGTAAACCCGCTTTGGGTGCGAAGACTCGCAACAAGAAGAAACTCAGCAGCGCCTTGATCGTGCGTCGTCGTCGTAAGACTTCTAAGCGCGGACGTGGCGGACGCGAATCGTAG
- a CDS encoding 50S ribosomal protein L23 — protein sequence MKTDPRNLADLIRRPLITEKATRLLELNQYTFEVMPKASKPEIRAAIEYLFDVKVTGISTMNLPRKKKRVGKYIGYKPTYKKAIVTLAEGDSITLFPEQV from the coding sequence GTGAAGACTGATCCCCGCAACCTAGCCGATCTGATTCGCCGTCCGCTGATTACGGAAAAGGCGACTCGGTTACTAGAACTGAATCAATACACGTTTGAAGTGATGCCCAAAGCATCCAAGCCTGAAATCAGAGCCGCGATCGAATACTTATTCGATGTCAAGGTGACTGGAATCAGCACCATGAATCTTCCTCGCAAGAAGAAACGGGTCGGCAAGTACATCGGGTACAAACCCACCTACAAAAAAGCGATCGTCACCCTTGCAGAAGGCGACTCGATCACGCTGTTCCCCGAACAAGTATAA
- the rplD gene encoding 50S ribosomal protein L4: protein MADFKVKDWDGKESGTAAIELKTARPESAAGILHRAVVRQLANVRQGNASTKTRSEVRGGGRKPWRQKGTGRARAGSSRSPLWRGGGVIFGPKPRDYSIKMNRKERRLALRTAFQGRAEDLIVVQDFAAKLPRPKTKELVAALSRWGVEAGSKVLMIVAERDDNVYLSARNVERLRLISANNLNVYDLLHADHIVATSAALEKIQEVYGED from the coding sequence ATGGCAGACTTTAAAGTAAAAGATTGGGACGGCAAAGAGTCGGGAACTGCCGCAATCGAATTAAAAACCGCAAGACCCGAAAGTGCAGCTGGCATTCTGCACCGTGCTGTGGTTCGTCAGTTGGCGAATGTACGTCAAGGTAATGCTTCAACCAAAACGCGATCGGAAGTGCGCGGTGGTGGACGCAAGCCTTGGAGACAGAAAGGAACTGGTCGTGCCCGTGCAGGTTCGAGCCGTTCTCCGCTGTGGAGAGGGGGCGGTGTGATCTTTGGACCGAAACCCAGAGATTACTCGATCAAAATGAACCGGAAAGAGCGTCGCTTAGCGCTGAGAACGGCATTCCAAGGACGCGCAGAAGATTTGATCGTCGTGCAGGACTTTGCAGCAAAGCTGCCGCGCCCGAAAACGAAAGAATTAGTTGCAGCGCTGTCTCGTTGGGGTGTTGAAGCGGGATCGAAAGTCTTGATGATCGTGGCTGAACGCGATGATAATGTTTATCTCTCGGCTCGCAACGTTGAAAGACTGAGGCTGATCTCAGCAAACAACCTCAATGTGTATGACTTGCTGCACGCAGATCATATTGTTGCGACATCTGCCGCATTAGAAAAAATCCAGGAGGTGTACGGTGAAGACTGA
- the rplC gene encoding 50S ribosomal protein L3 — protein sequence MAVGIVGTKLGMTQVFDEQRRAIPVTIIQAGPCPVTQVKTKETDGYSAIQIGYGECTEKALNKPALGHLKKSESPPLRHLMEYRVDNAGDYSLGQQLKADLFEAGQIVDVVGTSIGRGFAGYQKRHNFARGPMSHGSKNHREPGSTGAGTTPGRVYPGKRMAGRLGGTRTTVRKLTIVRVDAERNLILIKGAVPGKPGALVEIVPATIVGSK from the coding sequence GTGGCTGTCGGAATTGTCGGCACGAAGCTGGGCATGACACAAGTGTTTGATGAACAGCGGAGAGCAATCCCCGTTACCATCATTCAGGCAGGTCCTTGCCCCGTGACGCAGGTAAAAACTAAAGAAACAGACGGATATTCTGCAATCCAAATCGGATATGGCGAATGTACCGAGAAAGCATTGAACAAGCCCGCGCTTGGTCATCTGAAAAAATCAGAATCTCCGCCTCTGCGCCACTTGATGGAATATCGAGTCGATAACGCAGGAGACTACAGCCTCGGTCAGCAATTGAAAGCTGATTTGTTTGAGGCAGGTCAAATTGTAGACGTGGTTGGAACTAGCATCGGACGTGGGTTCGCCGGTTATCAGAAACGTCACAATTTTGCCAGAGGTCCAATGTCGCACGGTTCTAAAAACCACCGTGAACCAGGTTCGACTGGAGCAGGTACAACTCCTGGACGGGTTTATCCTGGGAAGCGCATGGCAGGTCGCTTAGGTGGAACTCGTACCACAGTTCGGAAGTTGACCATCGTGCGCGTCGATGCAGAACGCAACTTGATCTTGATCAAAGGTGCAGTTCCTGGAAAACCCGGTGCGCTGGTAGAAATCGTGCCCGCTACGATCGTCGGGAGCAAATAG
- a CDS encoding aromatic ring-hydroxylating dioxygenase subunit alpha — MIDPILWNDWHPVARSADLKPGTILRSRLLGTDLVLWRGQNTGAIAWEDRCPHRSVQLSNGTVVNNTLVCPYHGLAYNSAGQCVKVPAHPNYVPPKQACVKSFAVQEQYGVVFVALGNPPTSVAPFPEWNDPTFQTYLSGGHYCRCSGLRAIENFLDVAHFPFVHAGILGEPSQPVIEDYEVHSIDTGIYMKNIQVWQPDPDGTGQGGIATYEYWTLRPLTAALMKKREDGQTMVLLTYMTPVSEEECLGWVWGALNYAHHLSEAEMEAFQDEVMLQDVGNLESHRPKRLPLDGQTEFHLPSDRASLAYRKWLKQLGVTYGTLRSSTTIVV, encoded by the coding sequence ATGATTGATCCGATTCTGTGGAATGACTGGCATCCTGTTGCTCGGTCAGCTGATCTCAAACCTGGAACCATTCTGCGATCGCGGCTACTCGGCACCGATTTAGTCCTTTGGCGCGGGCAGAATACAGGCGCAATAGCTTGGGAAGATCGCTGCCCACATCGAAGCGTGCAACTTTCCAATGGCACTGTAGTAAATAACACGCTGGTCTGTCCTTATCATGGCTTAGCTTACAACTCAGCAGGACAATGTGTTAAAGTCCCGGCTCATCCTAACTATGTCCCACCAAAACAAGCCTGTGTGAAATCGTTTGCGGTGCAAGAACAGTATGGGGTCGTTTTCGTTGCGCTCGGCAACCCGCCTACATCAGTTGCTCCGTTTCCTGAATGGAATGATCCGACATTTCAGACCTACCTCAGCGGTGGGCATTACTGTCGCTGTAGTGGATTGCGAGCCATTGAGAATTTTCTCGATGTAGCTCATTTTCCGTTTGTCCATGCCGGAATTTTAGGAGAACCTAGTCAACCTGTGATCGAAGACTATGAGGTACATTCGATCGATACAGGCATTTACATGAAGAATATCCAAGTCTGGCAGCCCGATCCCGATGGAACTGGACAGGGAGGTATTGCTACTTACGAATATTGGACGCTCCGTCCCTTAACTGCTGCCCTGATGAAGAAACGGGAAGACGGTCAAACGATGGTGCTTTTAACTTACATGACCCCTGTTTCTGAAGAAGAATGTCTTGGATGGGTATGGGGAGCATTGAACTATGCTCATCACCTATCCGAAGCAGAGATGGAGGCGTTTCAGGATGAGGTCATGCTGCAAGATGTCGGAAATTTAGAATCCCATCGTCCAAAACGATTGCCGCTGGATGGTCAGACAGAATTTCACTTGCCGAGCGATCGCGCTTCTCTCGCCTACCGCAAATGGCTCAAACAACTGGGAGTAACTTACGGTACATTGCGATCGTCAACAACGATCGTAGTCTAG
- a CDS encoding protein kinase domain-containing protein, giving the protein MSKKVSPAGLFQALTLTLKSGLRSGLFQQTTVKQPGDLTTETMPLEDDSIDRAIAPTESPTKKDTKFIRLGQGCLVLWALVAGLVTAIEPESAQYWERQIQSAMLRIRGAVATPDKIVILAIDDETLLQLSGSGRLPRRSAYAKAIDRVMQSGAKAVGVDLILDLPSFGETEVSTDCTQPNQKLAEDDRQLQQVLQRYGGRITLAVETSRLDNRQGEQMRLSLPFCPFRAANISYGLIEYPREANEKIHRLGSAAVQKVRSSPEMAALFDEEKILPFADAVLRSANLPPSTARGENLFLHGGDGTFSRTTIPFWNVLSEENWNSDFLKRGQVFKDKIVLIGVTASNISPSLNTAVGMMPGIELNANAIATLLENKSIRNAFPNSSLAGLAIAGLVLSAGFLQMQTKRPTGRLGWAGAIALFWAGIGYATFTQGLMILPIAVPIAAMLLTGVSFLGTGLAHEYRNKLAFRKTLKQFARAPLVQELIRDQEEFQTLLQEHEQEILGKQLGGRYKITKVLGSGGFGETYIAEDSQRPGNPACVVKHLRPASNNPRHLQLARRLFRSEAQSLERLGEHDQIPRLLAYFEEDGEFYLIQEFIAGSMLSEDLTIGRHLPESRIVPLLQDLLQILDFVHSRNVIHRDIKPSNIIVRSRDKKLVLIDFGAVKELHQQLAEGDIATATIGIGTQGYMPPEQCAGNPRLNSDLYAVGMIGIQALTGLPPSQLQEDPETGEIAWRDRAIVSGSLAAILSKLVHRDYRSRYQSAKSAIEDLAQLTNLSTLTLPPEFFVAAAMEIEEDVTTTRPWPETFGEEELPPTEAPPEV; this is encoded by the coding sequence ATGTCAAAGAAAGTTTCTCCTGCTGGATTATTTCAGGCGTTGACGCTCACCCTAAAATCAGGGTTACGGTCTGGTTTGTTTCAGCAGACGACGGTGAAGCAGCCAGGAGACTTGACGACTGAGACCATGCCGCTAGAGGACGATTCAATCGATCGCGCAATCGCCCCAACAGAATCGCCGACTAAGAAGGACACCAAATTTATTCGATTGGGGCAGGGCTGTCTGGTTTTGTGGGCATTGGTTGCAGGTCTGGTCACTGCGATCGAACCCGAATCTGCTCAATACTGGGAGCGCCAGATTCAGAGTGCTATGTTGCGTATCCGAGGAGCAGTTGCGACTCCGGATAAGATTGTGATTTTGGCGATCGATGATGAAACGCTGCTGCAACTTTCAGGATCAGGTCGCTTACCTCGACGCTCTGCCTATGCAAAAGCGATTGATCGAGTCATGCAATCTGGAGCAAAAGCTGTTGGGGTGGACTTAATTCTGGATTTGCCGAGCTTTGGGGAAACTGAGGTTTCGACAGATTGTACTCAACCGAATCAGAAACTTGCAGAAGACGATCGCCAACTCCAGCAAGTTTTACAACGCTATGGTGGGCGAATTACGTTAGCGGTCGAAACCAGCCGTCTAGATAATCGCCAAGGTGAACAAATGCGGCTATCGCTGCCATTTTGTCCGTTCCGAGCCGCGAATATTTCCTATGGATTGATTGAGTATCCAAGAGAGGCTAACGAGAAGATTCATCGCTTAGGCAGTGCGGCAGTGCAGAAGGTGCGATCGTCTCCTGAAATGGCGGCATTGTTTGATGAGGAAAAGATTTTGCCGTTTGCAGATGCGGTTTTGCGATCGGCGAACCTACCGCCTTCAACTGCACGAGGAGAAAATCTCTTTTTGCATGGCGGTGATGGCACATTCAGTCGGACGACGATTCCATTTTGGAATGTTTTATCAGAAGAGAATTGGAATAGCGATTTTCTCAAACGAGGACAGGTTTTCAAAGACAAAATTGTGCTAATTGGGGTTACCGCTTCCAATATCAGCCCTAGTTTGAATACTGCCGTTGGCATGATGCCTGGAATTGAACTGAATGCCAATGCGATCGCAACTCTGCTCGAGAATAAATCGATTCGCAATGCATTTCCGAATTCCAGTCTTGCTGGACTCGCGATCGCGGGATTAGTCCTGAGTGCTGGATTTTTGCAAATGCAAACCAAACGTCCAACAGGAAGACTCGGTTGGGCAGGAGCAATTGCGCTCTTTTGGGCAGGAATCGGATATGCGACATTCACGCAGGGCTTGATGATTTTACCGATCGCTGTGCCGATCGCGGCTATGCTCCTCACCGGAGTTTCCTTCTTGGGGACGGGTCTAGCGCATGAGTACCGCAACAAATTAGCTTTCCGCAAGACGCTCAAACAATTTGCCAGAGCACCCTTAGTGCAAGAACTGATTCGAGATCAAGAAGAGTTTCAGACTCTACTCCAAGAGCACGAGCAAGAAATTTTAGGGAAACAGCTTGGCGGACGCTACAAGATTACTAAAGTTCTCGGTTCAGGTGGCTTTGGTGAAACCTACATTGCAGAAGATAGTCAACGTCCTGGCAATCCAGCTTGTGTAGTCAAACATTTGCGTCCAGCGAGTAACAATCCTCGACATTTACAGCTTGCTCGTCGCTTGTTTAGATCTGAAGCCCAGAGCTTAGAGCGATTAGGCGAACACGATCAGATCCCTCGATTGCTGGCTTACTTTGAGGAGGATGGAGAGTTTTATCTCATTCAAGAATTCATTGCAGGTTCGATGCTGAGTGAAGATCTCACAATCGGGCGACATCTGCCGGAATCTCGCATTGTTCCTTTGCTGCAAGATCTCTTACAAATCCTCGATTTCGTTCACAGTCGAAATGTGATTCACCGGGATATTAAACCCAGTAATATCATTGTGCGATCGCGCGATAAAAAGCTCGTCCTCATCGACTTTGGAGCCGTTAAAGAACTTCATCAACAACTGGCTGAAGGCGATATTGCAACAGCGACGATCGGGATTGGGACTCAAGGGTATATGCCACCCGAGCAATGTGCAGGAAACCCTCGATTAAACAGTGATTTGTATGCGGTCGGAATGATCGGCATTCAGGCACTGACTGGATTACCTCCTAGCCAATTGCAAGAAGATCCAGAGACAGGAGAAATTGCTTGGCGCGATCGCGCAATTGTCAGTGGTTCCCTCGCTGCTATTCTGTCGAAGTTAGTCCATCGTGACTATCGATCAAGATATCAATCTGCAAAAAGCGCGATCGAGGATCTGGCTCAACTGACGAATCTTTCAACATTAACGCTCCCTCCAGAATTCTTTGTTGCGGCTGCAATGGAGATCGAAGAAGATGTGACAACAACTCGCCCCTGGCCCGAAACCTTTGGTGAAGAGGAGCTACCCCCCACTGAAGCACCACCAGAAGTCTGA